One Methanocaldococcus villosus KIN24-T80 genomic window carries:
- a CDS encoding lactaldehyde dehydrogenase: MLINGNWIEREDLEVINPYTLEVIRKIPALSRDEVREAIDIACSCKEDMKKLSITKRFNILMYIAKKIKEKKEELAKLLAIDAGKPIKQARVEVNRSIETFRSAAFYVKEFRNEVIPSDRLIFTRREPIGLVGAITPFNFPLNLSAHKIAPAIAVGNSIVHHPSPKAPLVCIELAKIIYEAFKKYNAPLGGYNLLTGLGEVVGEEIVVNDKVDMISFTGSIKVGEMILEKAKKKVCLELGGVNPNIVLADADIERAVDSLVKGSFIYSGQVCISVGKIIVDESIADKFIKLFLEKTKKLNVGDPLNEKTDLGPVISLEHAKWVEELINKAIEEGAELLLGGKRVKAVVYPTVLKVDNDNIICNTETFAPIAPIVVANEEHMLDYANSEYGLHAAVFTRDINKALYFAENLDYGGVIINDSSLYRQDNMPFGGIKKSGLGREGVRYAMEEMSYIKTVVINK; the protein is encoded by the coding sequence ATGCTCATAAATGGTAATTGGATTGAAAGGGAAGATTTGGAAGTTATAAATCCATATACATTAGAAGTTATTAGAAAGATCCCTGCATTAAGCAGAGATGAGGTAAGAGAGGCTATAGATATAGCTTGTAGTTGTAAAGAAGATATGAAGAAGTTATCAATTACAAAAAGATTTAACATTTTAATGTATATAGCCAAGAAAATTAAAGAAAAAAAAGAAGAACTAGCTAAACTTTTAGCTATAGATGCTGGAAAACCAATAAAACAGGCAAGAGTAGAGGTAAATAGGAGTATAGAGACTTTTAGATCTGCAGCTTTTTATGTAAAAGAATTCAGAAATGAAGTTATCCCATCAGATAGATTGATATTTACAAGAAGAGAACCTATTGGATTAGTTGGAGCAATAACTCCATTTAACTTCCCATTAAATCTCTCAGCACATAAAATAGCTCCAGCTATAGCTGTTGGTAATTCAATAGTTCATCATCCCTCACCAAAAGCTCCATTAGTTTGTATTGAATTAGCTAAGATAATATATGAAGCTTTCAAAAAATATAATGCCCCTTTAGGAGGATATAATTTATTAACTGGATTAGGAGAGGTTGTGGGAGAAGAAATTGTTGTTAATGATAAGGTAGATATGATATCTTTTACAGGAAGCATAAAAGTTGGAGAAATGATATTAGAGAAAGCTAAGAAAAAAGTTTGTTTAGAGCTAGGAGGGGTTAATCCAAACATTGTCTTAGCTGATGCTGATATAGAAAGAGCTGTTGATAGTTTAGTAAAAGGTAGCTTCATCTACTCTGGACAAGTGTGTATATCTGTAGGCAAAATAATAGTTGATGAAAGCATAGCTGATAAATTTATAAAATTATTTTTAGAAAAAACAAAAAAATTGAATGTAGGAGATCCTTTAAATGAAAAAACAGATTTAGGTCCAGTAATAAGCCTAGAACATGCTAAATGGGTTGAAGAGTTAATAAATAAAGCTATTGAGGAAGGAGCAGAGTTACTATTGGGAGGAAAAAGAGTTAAAGCAGTTGTATATCCAACAGTTTTAAAGGTTGATAATGATAATATTATTTGTAATACTGAAACCTTTGCCCCTATAGCCCCTATAGTTGTAGCTAATGAGGAGCATATGTTAGATTATGCTAATTCAGAATATGGGCTGCATGCTGCAGTATTTACAAGGGATATTAATAAAGCTTTATATTTTGCTGAAAACTTAGATTATGGTGGGGTTATAATAAATGACTCTTCTCTATATAGGCAAGATAATATGCCATTTGGTGGTATTAAAAAGAGCGGGTTAGGGAGAGAAGGGGTAAGGTATGCAATGGAAGAGATGAGTTATATAAAAACGGTTGTTATCAATAAATAG
- the pstC gene encoding phosphate ABC transporter permease subunit PstC, producing MNFKKIFKKIDSFVIITFPAILIVFLIFITMLLSYFINAYPAIEKFGIDLFIKNIWIAAEEASREKYGLAAAIWGSVYTATIAVIFAIPIAICFAIFVNDYAPKWLKQILVIISDIMAGLPTIIYGIWGAFFLVPILKDTVMKILYEHFSFIPLFNYPPITGYSYFAAGILLGIMVTPFASAIIREAYAMIPQVYKEGLYALGCTKYEATKQLIKYISPAIVSGFILAFGRALGETVAVSLVIGNSFNLTYKLFAPGYTISSLIANQFGNANLYEYMLSTLYAAGLVLFIIGLVVNIIGVIYLMKWRKQISH from the coding sequence ATGAATTTTAAGAAAATATTTAAAAAGATTGATAGTTTTGTTATTATAACCTTTCCAGCAATTTTAATTGTTTTTTTAATTTTTATTACAATGTTATTATCATATTTTATTAATGCCTATCCAGCTATAGAGAAGTTTGGAATAGATCTTTTTATAAAAAATATATGGATAGCAGCAGAGGAAGCTTCAAGAGAAAAATATGGATTAGCTGCTGCCATATGGGGAAGTGTATATACAGCTACAATAGCTGTTATTTTTGCTATTCCTATAGCAATATGTTTTGCGATTTTTGTTAATGACTATGCTCCAAAATGGCTAAAGCAGATTTTAGTTATTATCTCAGACATTATGGCAGGATTACCTACAATAATATATGGTATTTGGGGGGCATTCTTTTTAGTTCCTATATTAAAAGACACTGTAATGAAGATATTATATGAACATTTCTCTTTTATTCCATTATTTAATTACCCTCCAATAACAGGTTATTCATATTTTGCTGCAGGAATACTGTTAGGTATTATGGTCACTCCTTTTGCTTCAGCTATTATTAGAGAAGCTTATGCTATGATACCACAAGTTTATAAAGAAGGGCTGTATGCTTTAGGTTGTACAAAATATGAGGCCACAAAACAACTTATTAAATACATATCACCAGCTATAGTCTCAGGATTTATATTAGCATTTGGTAGAGCTTTAGGAGAAACAGTTGCTGTTTCATTAGTTATAGGAAACTCATTTAATTTAACATACAAACTCTTTGCTCCGGGTTACACAATCTCTTCATTAATAGCTAATCAATTTGGAAATGCCAATCTCTATGAATATATGCTCTCTACCTTGTATGCTGCAGGTTTAGTGCTATTTATAATTGGATTAGTGGTTAATATTATTGGAGTGATTTATTTAATGAAATGGAGGAAGCAAATAAGTCATTGA
- a CDS encoding Na(+)/H(+) antiporter subunit B: protein MSREIIVSISFLIFGVSLLLALWNIHVSPGVNLIYLKNYIIPNYVCAVVFDWRAYDTLGEALVLVVAVMISWVIFGKSLYDNSFLKELFKIPESDDYITLQKWGEFTNIIEFLAFPMSILMVGLGIITILGGHITPGGGFQGGALIAGAFILSVVAFGSKTPLWFDHKYLEKLEALGALGYLLIGLLGMVFGGYYLFNFYSVNGFIIFPSPKEIVTAGIIPYLNIFVGLKVLAGLSTASFLLSCEKVIIERIEKSEEKW, encoded by the coding sequence ATGAGTAGAGAGATAATAGTTTCTATCTCATTCTTAATATTTGGTGTATCACTTTTATTAGCATTGTGGAATATCCATGTTTCTCCAGGTGTTAATTTGATTTATTTAAAAAACTATATTATCCCAAACTATGTTTGTGCTGTTGTTTTTGATTGGAGGGCTTATGATACATTAGGAGAAGCTTTAGTTTTAGTTGTAGCTGTCATGATATCATGGGTTATATTTGGAAAATCTTTATATGATAACAGTTTTTTAAAAGAACTTTTTAAGATTCCAGAATCAGATGATTATATAACTCTTCAAAAATGGGGAGAATTTACAAACATAATTGAGTTTTTAGCTTTTCCTATGAGTATTTTAATGGTTGGTTTGGGTATAATAACTATATTAGGAGGTCATATAACCCCTGGAGGAGGTTTTCAGGGGGGAGCATTAATAGCTGGGGCATTTATATTATCTGTTGTGGCCTTTGGTTCAAAAACTCCACTATGGTTTGATCATAAGTATTTAGAGAAATTAGAGGCATTAGGGGCATTAGGATATTTATTAATAGGCTTATTAGGGATGGTGTTTGGAGGGTATTATTTATTTAACTTCTACTCTGTGAATGGTTTTATAATATTCCCATCTCCAAAAGAGATTGTAACAGCTGGGATAATCCCTTATTTAAATATATTTGTTGGATTAAAAGTTCTTGCAGGGTTATCTACAGCATCATTTTTGTTATCCTGTGAAAAGGTTATAATTGAAAGGATAGAGAAATCTGAAGAGAAGTGGTAG
- the pstB gene encoding phosphate ABC transporter ATP-binding protein PstB, producing MEKIKMETKNLNLWYGEKQALFDISLPIYENRITALIGPSGCGKSTFLRCLNRLNDLIENVRIEGKVFLDGKNIYDKDVDVYELRRRVGMVFQKPNPFAMSIYDNVAFGPRIHGIKNKKELDKIVEWALKKAALWDEVKDELHKNALKLSGGQQQRLCIARAIAVKPEVLLMDEPTSALDPISTLKIEELITELAKDYTVVIVTHNMQQASRISDYTAFFLMGKLIEFDKTEEIFLNPKKKETDDYIRGRFG from the coding sequence ATGGAAAAAATAAAAATGGAAACAAAAAACTTAAATTTATGGTATGGAGAAAAACAGGCTTTATTTGATATTTCCCTTCCTATATATGAAAATAGAATAACAGCATTAATAGGTCCATCAGGATGTGGAAAATCAACATTTTTAAGATGTCTTAATAGATTGAATGATCTTATTGAAAATGTTAGAATAGAAGGAAAGGTATTTTTGGATGGGAAGAATATATATGATAAGGATGTAGATGTTTATGAGTTAAGAAGAAGAGTGGGTATGGTCTTTCAAAAACCTAATCCATTTGCAATGAGTATTTATGATAATGTAGCCTTTGGACCAAGAATTCATGGAATTAAAAATAAGAAAGAACTTGATAAGATAGTAGAATGGGCTTTAAAAAAAGCTGCTCTATGGGATGAGGTTAAAGATGAATTACATAAAAATGCTCTTAAGCTCTCTGGAGGGCAGCAACAGAGGTTGTGCATAGCAAGAGCCATAGCAGTAAAGCCAGAAGTGTTATTAATGGATGAGCCTACATCTGCATTAGATCCTATATCTACATTAAAGATAGAAGAGTTAATTACTGAACTTGCTAAAGACTATACTGTTGTTATTGTAACTCATAATATGCAACAGGCTAGTAGAATATCTGATTATACTGCATTCTTTTTAATGGGAAAATTAATTGAATTTGATAAAACAGAAGAGATTTTCTTAAATCCAAAAAAGAAAGAAACTGATGATTATATTAGGGGTAGATTTGGTTAA
- a CDS encoding proteasome-activating nucleotidase codes for MVFEEFITGLKKEDKKFTDNLKKDNILENEIKEKSKIAELESKILKLEMEKKELERENLQLLKEIEVLRRELDRMRVPPLIVGTVVDKISDRKVVVKSSTGPNFLVSVSHFVDPDKLTPGTRVCLNQQTLTVVDILPESKDYRAKAMEVDERPNVRYSDIGGLDKQIQEIREVVELPLKHPELFEKVGIEPPKGVLLYGPPGTGKTLLAKAVATETNATFIRVVGSELVKKFIGEGAQLVKDIFKLAKEKAPSIIFIDEIDAIAAKRTEALTGGDREVQRTLMQLLAEMDGFDPRGDVKVIAATNRLDILDPAILRPGRFDRIIEVPPPDEKGRLEILKIHTRNMNLKDVDLEEIAKITEGCVGADIKAICTEAGMNAIREFRDYVTMDDFRKAVEKVMGKRIKKEEPAHLSVLYR; via the coding sequence ATGGTTTTTGAAGAATTTATCACAGGTCTAAAAAAGGAGGATAAAAAATTTACAGATAATCTTAAAAAAGATAATATTTTAGAAAATGAGATAAAAGAAAAATCTAAAATAGCTGAATTGGAGAGTAAGATATTAAAATTAGAAATGGAAAAGAAGGAATTAGAAAGGGAAAATTTACAACTTTTAAAAGAAATTGAAGTTTTAAGAAGAGAATTAGATAGAATGAGAGTACCTCCATTGATTGTAGGGACAGTTGTAGATAAAATAAGTGATAGAAAGGTTGTTGTTAAAAGCTCTACTGGACCAAACTTTTTAGTAAGTGTTTCTCACTTTGTAGATCCTGACAAATTAACTCCTGGGACAAGGGTGTGTTTAAATCAGCAGACTTTGACTGTTGTTGATATTTTGCCAGAGAGTAAAGATTACAGAGCAAAAGCTATGGAAGTAGATGAACGACCAAATGTTAGATATAGTGATATTGGAGGATTAGATAAACAAATACAGGAAATTAGAGAAGTTGTTGAGCTGCCATTAAAACATCCTGAACTATTTGAAAAAGTAGGTATTGAACCACCAAAAGGTGTTCTCTTATATGGACCACCAGGAACAGGAAAGACATTATTAGCTAAAGCTGTAGCTACAGAAACTAATGCAACATTTATAAGAGTTGTGGGTTCAGAGTTAGTTAAAAAGTTTATTGGAGAAGGGGCTCAATTGGTTAAAGATATATTTAAATTAGCTAAAGAAAAGGCTCCTTCTATAATATTCATTGATGAAATAGATGCTATAGCTGCAAAAAGGACAGAAGCACTAACTGGTGGAGATAGGGAAGTTCAAAGGACACTAATGCAATTGTTAGCAGAAATGGATGGGTTTGATCCAAGAGGAGATGTTAAAGTTATAGCAGCAACAAATAGATTAGATATCTTAGATCCAGCCATTTTAAGGCCTGGAAGATTTGATAGAATTATAGAAGTTCCACCTCCAGATGAAAAAGGAAGATTAGAGATATTAAAAATCCATACAAGAAATATGAACTTAAAAGATGTGGATTTAGAAGAAATAGCTAAAATTACAGAAGGTTGTGTAGGTGCTGATATAAAAGCTATATGTACTGAAGCAGGGATGAATGCTATCAGAGAATTTAGAGATTATGTAACTATGGATGACTTTAGAAAGGCTGTTGAGAAAGTTATGGGCAAAAGAATTAAAAAAGAAGAACCTGCACATCTTTCAGTATTATATAGATAA
- a CDS encoding 4Fe-4S binding protein has protein sequence MIITLLDKCRPKDECKSCPFYTKTSKCIEACPTDAIFLLNNKSFSCLTCGQCAEACPNKAIRKNEFGGYYVDRKRCNGCGLCEKACPIGIIKLVEKGGRKFPMGICSMCGACVEVCPYNARVSSYELLNTKRDKLADIYLKALSKILKVDLKRENIEEMRKIKEKRVNIKIDKDKCVGCLRCSYLCPKDTIKPINVNACTLCNLCHEHCPVDAIEYGEVKEGCILCFNCVNICPNSVLKVENFKVVKLKEDKKIKPKNYCINCGLCALECKSGALKFEDNRLYYSPDLCWKCLKCVEVCPQNVRELKGDIIIGGCSLCEICINNCPENAIEIEEKIFENIKDDRCIVCGTCSNVCPMNAIIIDKTNKTIMFKDNCIACENCSIHCPRDIIPNTTGFKKVVDKERSFIRTDMSLCIKCGLCNKACPNECIDYGVIDYDKCEFCGACYNTCPVKAIYLYRSWKIKE, from the coding sequence ATGATTATAACTCTACTAGATAAGTGTCGACCAAAGGATGAGTGTAAATCCTGTCCTTTCTATACAAAAACATCCAAATGTATTGAAGCTTGTCCTACAGATGCTATTTTTTTATTAAATAATAAAAGCTTTTCCTGCCTAACATGTGGTCAATGTGCCGAAGCTTGTCCAAATAAAGCAATAAGGAAGAATGAATTTGGAGGTTATTATGTGGATAGAAAGAGATGTAATGGTTGTGGCCTTTGTGAAAAAGCCTGTCCTATAGGGATAATAAAGCTTGTTGAAAAGGGGGGAAGAAAGTTTCCAATGGGTATATGTAGTATGTGTGGGGCATGTGTAGAGGTTTGCCCATACAATGCAAGGGTCAGCTCTTATGAGTTATTAAATACTAAAAGAGATAAACTTGCTGATATATATTTAAAAGCTTTATCTAAAATTTTAAAAGTTGATTTAAAGAGAGAAAATATAGAAGAAATGAGAAAAATAAAAGAGAAGAGAGTAAATATAAAAATAGATAAAGATAAATGTGTTGGATGTTTGAGATGCTCATATCTTTGCCCTAAAGATACAATTAAACCAATTAATGTTAATGCCTGTACACTCTGTAATTTATGTCATGAACACTGCCCTGTAGATGCTATTGAATATGGAGAGGTAAAAGAGGGTTGTATATTATGCTTTAACTGTGTTAATATCTGCCCAAACAGTGTATTAAAAGTTGAGAATTTTAAAGTAGTTAAATTAAAAGAAGATAAAAAAATTAAACCTAAAAACTACTGTATAAACTGTGGTTTGTGTGCCTTGGAATGTAAAAGTGGAGCTTTAAAATTTGAAGATAATAGATTATATTATTCTCCAGATCTATGTTGGAAATGTTTGAAATGTGTGGAAGTTTGTCCACAAAATGTTAGAGAGTTGAAAGGAGATATAATTATAGGTGGTTGTTCTCTATGTGAAATTTGTATAAATAACTGCCCAGAGAATGCTATAGAAATAGAAGAAAAGATATTTGAAAATATCAAAGATGATAGATGTATAGTTTGTGGAACTTGTTCAAATGTTTGTCCAATGAATGCTATAATAATAGATAAAACTAATAAGACAATTATGTTTAAGGATAACTGTATAGCTTGTGAAAACTGCTCAATTCACTGTCCAAGAGATATAATTCCTAATACAACAGGATTTAAAAAAGTTGTAGATAAGGAAAGATCATTTATAAGAACTGATATGAGCCTTTGTATAAAATGTGGATTGTGTAATAAAGCATGTCCAAATGAATGTATAGATTATGGGGTTATAGATTATGATAAATGTGAATTTTGTGGAGCTTGCTACAACACCTGCCCTGTAAAGGCTATTTACTTATATAGAAGTTGGAAGATAAAAGAATAA
- the pstS gene encoding phosphate ABC transporter substrate-binding protein PstS, producing the protein MRKILIILLTILISTSFLAGCVNEKSSQKETQKIITIRTTGATFPKYQIEKWIADFQKEYPNIKVEYEGGGSGHGQDAFLKGLTHIGRSDPPVTEKMWKKFLSTGDQPLQFPEIVGAVVVTYNVPEIGKATLNLTPEVIAKIFKGDIKYWDDPAIKELNPGLNLPHKEIVTIHRSDASGTTKIFTTYLNLATNGLWPSDYVGKNWPSNLGGIGGKGNPGVIAILEKTPYSIAYTELSYTIKNNLPVAAIKNKAGNFVTPTDETIKAAVAAVKANIPDPTEGYKEDLKQLLNAPGKNAYPIVAFTHFLVWENKNKKHYSTEEAKAVKTFVKWVLTEGQKPEHLAEGYVGLPPEVAQIGLKAIDMVKE; encoded by the coding sequence TTGAGGAAAATCTTAATAATCCTACTAACAATCCTAATCTCTACATCTTTCTTGGCAGGATGTGTTAATGAAAAAAGTTCTCAGAAAGAAACTCAGAAAATAATTACCATTAGAACTACAGGAGCTACTTTTCCAAAGTATCAAATAGAAAAGTGGATTGCTGACTTCCAAAAAGAGTATCCAAATATAAAGGTTGAATATGAAGGTGGAGGTTCTGGGCATGGTCAGGATGCATTTTTGAAAGGGTTAACACATATAGGTAGAAGTGATCCACCAGTTACTGAAAAGATGTGGAAAAAATTCTTATCTACAGGAGATCAGCCATTACAATTCCCTGAAATTGTTGGTGCTGTTGTTGTAACTTACAATGTTCCAGAAATAGGAAAAGCTACATTAAATTTAACTCCAGAAGTCATAGCAAAGATATTTAAAGGAGATATAAAATATTGGGATGATCCAGCTATAAAAGAATTAAATCCTGGTTTAAATCTACCTCATAAAGAGATTGTAACAATACACAGATCTGATGCTAGTGGAACTACAAAGATATTTACAACATATTTAAACTTAGCTACAAATGGATTGTGGCCAAGTGATTATGTTGGTAAAAATTGGCCATCAAATTTAGGAGGGATTGGAGGTAAAGGAAACCCAGGAGTTATAGCAATTTTAGAAAAAACTCCTTATTCAATAGCATATACTGAGCTTTCATATACTATAAAGAATAATTTACCTGTAGCAGCTATTAAAAATAAAGCTGGAAACTTTGTAACTCCTACAGATGAAACAATAAAAGCAGCTGTAGCAGCTGTTAAAGCAAATATTCCTGATCCTACAGAAGGTTATAAGGAAGATCTAAAACAGTTATTAAATGCTCCTGGAAAAAATGCATATCCAATTGTAGCATTTACACACTTCTTAGTTTGGGAGAATAAAAATAAAAAGCACTATTCCACAGAAGAAGCTAAAGCTGTCAAAACATTTGTAAAGTGGGTATTGACTGAAGGACAGAAGCCAGAGCACTTGGCTGAAGGTTATGTAGGCTTACCACCAGAAGTAGCTCAAATAGGCTTAAAGGCTATAGACATGGTTAAGGAGTAA
- the phoU gene encoding phosphate signaling complex protein PhoU, translated as MRRFEAIIKELEGDLMEMANLCKEQTENAIKVFMEGDKNNAKIIRKKDVDIDLMEINIEDKCIKSLALYQPVAEDLREIITVLKISSKLEKVGDNASKICKLLLKSDIEGKRYNELLIVMKNYLLDMLDEAMDAFKNRDEKLAIEVYNMDKKLHELFEQLYRSMLTKIIENPNKITLYTEIIFAGKYLERSGNIVASIGDRIVFMLTGERIKEWELEEEIKK; from the coding sequence ATGAGAAGATTTGAAGCTATCATAAAAGAACTTGAAGGAGATTTAATGGAAATGGCCAATCTTTGTAAAGAACAAACTGAAAATGCTATTAAGGTTTTTATGGAAGGGGATAAAAATAATGCTAAGATCATAAGGAAAAAAGATGTAGATATTGATCTTATGGAGATTAATATAGAGGACAAATGTATAAAATCCCTAGCTCTATATCAACCTGTAGCAGAAGATCTTAGGGAAATAATAACAGTATTAAAGATTTCTTCAAAGCTTGAGAAGGTTGGTGATAATGCTTCAAAGATTTGCAAACTTTTGTTAAAATCTGATATTGAAGGAAAAAGATATAATGAGTTATTAATTGTTATGAAAAATTATTTATTAGATATGCTTGATGAAGCTATGGATGCATTCAAAAATAGAGATGAAAAGTTAGCTATAGAAGTATATAATATGGATAAGAAGTTACATGAATTGTTTGAACAATTGTATAGAAGTATGCTAACAAAAATTATAGAAAATCCAAATAAAATCACTCTTTACACTGAGATCATTTTTGCAGGAAAGTATTTAGAGAGAAGTGGTAACATTGTAGCTTCTATAGGTGATAGAATAGTATTCATGCTAACAGGAGAAAGGATAAAAGAGTGGGAATTAGAGGAAGAAATAAAAAAATAA
- the pstA gene encoding phosphate ABC transporter permease PstA: MSHKRIRMIKDKLFLIVIGCLTFLAVLPLFHIIFSIILKGLPVVLEGGLKFLTATKSEGGIGPAIIGTLYLTFLASLIGLPLAFLAGTYAYEFPKSFIGKATRVLLQIMLEFPTILVGTFIMAVVVVPLGSFSAIAGALALALIMTPYVAVYTEEAMSEIPRIYKEGAYALGCTRAQVIFKVITKMAKKGILTGMLIGMAKVAGETAPLIFTIGGLYESYPDLLNPLKPIGAIPMLIYELINSPSPEDHKMAWGTALIMLIIFLSIFIPIRYALREDIKI, from the coding sequence ATGAGTCATAAAAGAATTAGAATGATAAAAGATAAATTATTTTTGATTGTTATAGGATGTTTGACATTCTTGGCTGTTTTACCATTATTCCATATTATATTTTCTATAATATTAAAAGGTCTACCTGTGGTTTTAGAGGGAGGATTGAAATTTTTAACAGCTACTAAAAGTGAAGGAGGGATAGGACCAGCCATAATTGGAACATTATATTTAACTTTTCTAGCTTCTTTAATTGGCCTTCCATTAGCATTTTTAGCAGGAACTTATGCTTATGAGTTTCCAAAGAGCTTTATAGGAAAAGCTACAAGGGTTTTACTGCAGATTATGTTAGAGTTTCCAACAATTTTAGTGGGAACATTCATAATGGCAGTTGTTGTAGTTCCTCTTGGGTCATTCTCAGCTATTGCTGGAGCTTTAGCTTTAGCTTTAATTATGACTCCTTATGTTGCAGTATATACAGAAGAAGCCATGTCTGAAATTCCAAGAATATATAAAGAGGGGGCTTATGCTCTTGGCTGCACAAGAGCACAAGTAATATTTAAAGTTATAACAAAAATGGCTAAAAAAGGAATACTCACAGGTATGTTAATAGGAATGGCAAAAGTTGCAGGAGAAACAGCACCACTTATTTTTACTATTGGGGGGTTATATGAGAGTTATCCTGATCTATTAAACCCCCTTAAACCCATTGGGGCTATACCTATGTTAATTTATGAACTTATAAATAGCCCTTCACCTGAAGACCATAAAATGGCATGGGGGACGGCTTTAATTATGTTAATCATATTCTTATCAATTTTTATTCCCATAAGATATGCTTTAAGAGAAGATATTAAAATATAA
- the selD gene encoding selenide, water dikinase SelD, which produces MKKIKLTEMVKLHGUACKLPSTELENLVNGIVFEEDLKDVVVGLGDDAAVIKRGDILIAKTVDVFTPIVDDPYIQGKIAACNSTSDIYAMGFLDIIGVLCIIGFPEKFPIEISKEMLRGFQDFCRENKTSIVGGHTIINPWPLIGGAVTGVGKEEELLTKAGAKEGDLLILTKPLGTQTAMALSRVPDEFKEFIGLSEEEIKEIIDKAIELMTTSNRYALMALRKAEERVGDRIANALTDVTGFGILGHSNEIAKFSKKLIEIKALPCIKKTPELSKMFGHPLLEGYGAETAGGLLISAKKEYKDDLIDELEKVGYAFEVGEVKRGEGKAVLKNPKIIEV; this is translated from the coding sequence ATGAAAAAAATAAAACTAACAGAAATGGTTAAACTACATGGATGAGCTTGCAAACTGCCCAGCACTGAGCTTGAAAATTTAGTTAATGGAATAGTTTTTGAAGAAGATTTAAAAGATGTGGTTGTTGGTTTAGGGGATGATGCAGCTGTAATTAAAAGGGGGGATATACTAATAGCAAAAACTGTTGATGTTTTTACCCCAATAGTTGATGATCCTTATATACAGGGAAAAATTGCAGCTTGTAATTCAACAAGTGATATTTATGCTATGGGATTTTTAGATATTATAGGTGTTCTATGTATAATTGGTTTTCCTGAAAAATTCCCTATTGAAATTTCTAAAGAGATGTTAAGAGGATTTCAAGATTTCTGTAGGGAGAATAAAACATCTATAGTTGGTGGGCATACTATAATAAATCCTTGGCCATTGATAGGAGGAGCGGTTACAGGAGTTGGAAAAGAAGAAGAATTATTAACTAAAGCTGGAGCTAAAGAAGGAGATTTATTAATTTTAACAAAACCATTAGGAACACAGACAGCTATGGCTTTAAGTAGGGTTCCTGATGAGTTTAAGGAGTTTATAGGTTTAAGTGAGGAAGAAATAAAGGAAATTATAGATAAAGCAATTGAACTTATGACAACATCAAATAGATATGCTTTAATGGCATTAAGAAAAGCTGAAGAGAGAGTTGGTGATAGAATAGCTAATGCTTTAACTGATGTAACTGGTTTTGGAATATTAGGACATAGTAATGAGATAGCTAAATTCAGTAAAAAGCTTATAGAAATTAAAGCACTACCGTGTATTAAAAAAACACCAGAATTAAGTAAAATGTTTGGACATCCATTATTAGAAGGTTATGGAGCTGAAACTGCAGGAGGGTTATTAATATCTGCTAAAAAAGAATATAAAGATGATCTAATTGATGAATTAGAAAAAGTAGGATATGCTTTTGAAGTTGGAGAAGTTAAAAGAGGAGAAGGAAAAGCAGTGCTAAAAAACCCAAAGATTATTGAAGTTTAA